The Klebsiella aerogenes KCTC 2190 region GCCAGTGAAACCGCAATCATAGCGGCTAAAAACACTCGCGTTTTCATATGCTTTTCCATTGCAATGCTATTATTTTCTTAAGGGTTATCCCTGCTTGAATAACAAGTCTGAATATCCTTAATCACTGTGCGTAAAAGGGTTCCAGCTGTGATATGGCCATAGCTACCGCACGAATCTTCACCGCAGTGGATCCCTTTATTACATTTCATTAACTATCACCACACAATTTTACAGATCGATCGAGTCAATTCAACACGCAATTTCGCCTCGTAGTTATGGGTGGTTAGCGTATTTAAATTTTTAGGATTAATCTCACTCACGCATTTAGCGCTGAAAGACGAACAATCGCCAAAAAAGTGTAATCCCAAAAACCATACAAAATAAAGTGTAATTTAACCATGTGATTTAAAAGATATATTTAATTATTTTGCAAATCGGATTTTTCATTCGCTGTGAATATGGAATAGTCTTAAAAAATATTTGGCGGCAAAATTGCCCACCAATCTTGGTAGGCTATTTTTATTGTCATCAGGTAATGCTTACACTGTAAAAACTCAAAGCGATATTTGACATTATTGCGGTGGGCTTCTAAAGGCAGATTACGCGAAGCAACTACAACAGCGAATAATGAGTTGAATCTTAGGAGGATGAAATGCAGGAACTAAAACGGAGCCTGATGGCCCCGTTGTTGTTTTAGTGATGATGATTCTTGTGGTGTTTATAGTATTCTTTCTCACGCTTCTTCGCGTCTTTACGACCGTCGTGATAGCCCTTCTCGTAGGCTTTACGCTGTTTTTTCTCTAGCTTTCGCCAGTGCTTGTCACGATATTCATAATGACGATGCCAGTAGTCTTTGTCACGCCAACGGCCGCCATCCCAGTAATGACCGTAGGAATCCCGGTCGCCTATCTGCAGTTTAATAGCCGGTAAAAGCGTAATCTCCTCGGCCTGGGTGACGATCGGTGCGGATGCCAGCAAAACGGCGGCCAGCAATAATATTTTTCGCATCGGATTCTCCTTAGCTGTGCGTCTCGTAATATGTTGTAACACAACTGACCAGCTAATTATCCAGGTTAATTCTGCTTTTTCAGCTAACTGCTGAGAAAGGTTGTCGTTAGTTCTGCACGTTACGCGTACGGATAATAGACAAAATGCGTTTTATTTTTCTTTGCATCGGAGCGCGGCTTGCCCTGGTGGGGGAATCATAAGACAATGTGATTTTTCAAGCGTCTACATGCCTACGGGAGTAATGATTATCGCTTCTCGTCGCCTCCTCTCCGTCACCAGCATGACCCGGCTCGGCGCGGTTGCCGCCGCCGTACTGCTGCTCGTGACTTGCTCAAGTAAAGCGCCAAAATCGCTGGTGACCGCCAGCAAACCGCCCGTTACGCAAAAATCGGTAAAAAATCAGCAGCCAGTACGCGGCGTCTGGATCACCACGGTTTCCCGTCTCGACTGGCCGCCGGTGGGTTCAATTATCGCCAGCAGTCCGGAAAGCCGCATCAGTCAGCAAAAGCTGGCCTTGATTGCCAAGCTCGACAATCTGCAACGCCTGGGCATCAATACCGTCTTCTTCCAGGTCAAACCGGATGGTACCGCGCTGTGGGATTCCCACATCTTGCCGTGGTCAGACATGCTGACCGGCAAAATTGGCGAAAATCCCGGCTACGATCCGCTGCAGTTTATGCTCGATGAAGCGCATAAACGCGGGATGAAAGTTCACGCGTGGTTCAACCCGTATCGTGTTTCGGTTAATACCAAACCCGCCACCATCGCCGAACTTAACCACACCCTGACTCAGGTTCCCGCCAGCGTATTTGTTTTACACCGTAACTGGATACGCACCGCCAGCGATCGTTTTGTCCTCGACCCTGGGATCCCGGAAGTTCGTGACTGGATCACCAGTATCGTGGCGGAAGTGGTGCAAAACTATCCCATCGACGGCGTACAGTTTGATGACTATTTCTATACTGAGACGCCGGGATCGACGCTGAACGATAATCAAACCTATCAGCGATATGGACAGGGTTATGCTTCGAAAGCCGACTGGCGGCGTCACAACACCCAACAGTTGATAGCGCAGGTCTCACAGACCATCAAGAAACTCAATCCGCAGGTTGAGTTTGGCGTCAGCCCGGCGGGGGTATGGCGCAACCGCTCCCACGATCCGGCCGGTTCTGACACCCGCGGCGCGGCGGCCTATGACGAGTCCTATGCCGATACCCGCAGTTGGGTACAACAAGGGCTGTTGGATTATATCGCGCCGCAGTTGTACTGGCCGTTCGCCCGCGACGCCGCGCGCTATGATGTGCTGGCTAAGTGGTGGGCCGATGTCGTGAAACCCACTCACACCCGGCTCTATATCGGCGTGGCGCTGTATAAAGTCGGCGAACCGTCAAAAAATGAACCAGACTGGATGGTCGACGGCGGCGTGCCGGAGCTGAAAAAACAGATCGACCTCAATGAAACCACACCGGGTATTCAGGGGACGATTCTGTTTCGTGAAAACAACCTTAACCAGCCGCAAACCCAGCAGGCGGTTCAGTATCTGCAGCAGCGCTGGGGTAGCTAATTCCGGCTAATCACCCTCCCCGTTGTCGCAACGGGGAGTTTCTGTTTTCCGCATGAGAACGCGGGAAGGCAGATTAAACCGTCAGTTCCTCCACCACTTCCGCTACGCTCTTGATCCGCTGAATACTGCCGATGCCGGTTCCCAGTGAAATGTAGCCTTCGTCAGTGTTGCCCTCCAGCATACCAATTCGCAGGCCGCGTAAACCGCCCATTTCCGCGGCTATGGTTTCATTACTGGCGCCGGATTTATCTAACGCCACCAGCCTGGCGGCTAATTTACCCGGCAGCGAACGATAGTAATCTGGCAATGTGCGAAATAGCTGCAAATCCAGACCGTTAGCTTGCACGATCATCTCTTTCACCGATGGCGGCACGCGGCTCTCGGTGGTGCTGATAAACACGGAGCCGGCAAATACCCCCTGCGCGCCCAGCGCGTGGGCGGCCCTGGCGGTGCGCCGGTCGGTAATCCCGCCAGCCGCCAGCACCGGCACACGCTTCACCGCATCAACAATCAATGGCACGATGGAAAACGTCCCTAGCGCCGTTCCCGGAAGCGTTCCGCCTTCGTCGAAGCCGGTGGCGACAATAACATCAGCGCCCATCTCCTCGGCCTCGCGGCTGTTTTCCGGCGTCGGGTTAATATCACGATAAATAATGCTGATCCCGGCCTGCTTAAGCGTGGCAAACAGCGAGGGAATGATAGCTCCTTGACCATAGCCGGTATAAACCACCGCTTTAACCCCCTCTTCCTTGACTACCTCTACAATCGGCGGCGTCCAGATATCGTTTTCAACCGTCGGAATGAGATTTACAGCGAAAGGTTTCTCGGTGAGTCGTTTCGTTTTACGGATCTCTTCACGCATCTTTTCTGCCGTTTCCTGCGGCGTCGAGACAGCGGTTTGTGCGGTTAAACCTGCGTTCGGCCCTAATACGCCCAGCCCGCCGGCATTACTGACTGCGGCGACTAACCGGGCGTCGGTTAGCCAGGATAGCGGCCCCTGAATGACAGGTTTTTCAATACCGAGAATATGGCTAACAGAATGGTTTTGCATGATGCTGCTTCCTTAGTGTGTTTTCTGGCGCTTAGCGCTGGGATGACGCCACTGTAGGCCGCTTTATTGTTGGGAAAAATAGTAAAAGTTATCCTTCACTGTTATTAAATAAGTAATAATCAAAGTGAAATACGATGTTGTCATCGGAGCACATTGGCACAAATGAACTTAAATTTGTTTGAATCTATTAAGATTTTTATCGAGATTATCGAGTCTGGCAGCTTTACGCGCGCCGCCGAGAATCTACAGATCCATCGCCCGGCGGTCACGAAAGCGCTACAGCAGCTTGAGCAGCACTGCGGCGTTCGGCTTCTGCAGCGAACCACCCGACAGATCCACCTCACCCCTGATGGCGAGGCGTTTTATCGTCGTAGTAAACCCCTGCTGGCGCAGGCCGATGATCTTATGGAATCTTTCGCCCCGCAGCGTCCGCTACGTGGACAACTGCGCATAGATATGCCTATCTCCCTGGCGAAGTTAGTGGTCGTGCCGAATCTCCCCGCCTTTTATCAGCAACATCCGGAGATTGAAATTGTGCTGAGCAGCTCCGACCGGCGGCGGGATATGCTTCGCGAGGGCCTCGATTGCGTCCTGCGCATTGGCGAGCTTGAAGACGGTGACTATATCGCACGTCATCTCGGTACCGTCGGTATGAAAACCTGCGCCAGCCCGGCCTATCTGGCGAAATACGGCGTTCCCGCAACCCTTGACGACCTGCGGCATCATCAGGCGATCAACTGGCTGAATAACAGTAATCATCAGACCATGCGCTGGGTGTTTCAAACTGACGCCGGGCAGCAGAACATTTCGCTAGAGGGTAAACTGGTGGTGGATAATTCAGAGACTTACATCGCCGCTGGCCTTGCTGGACTCGGCATTATGCAGGGTCTGGATCTTTTCCTTCACCCCTGGTTGAAAAGCGGCGAGCTGGTTGAAGTCCTGCCGAATAATCCGGTTCCCTCCAGGAAGTTATCGCTTATTTATCCCCATCGTCATGTTTCGCGCAAGGTGCGCGTCTTCGCCGAGTGGCTGGCGACAATGTTATAGAAATACAGATAAAATAAAGCCCGGCGCTATCTGCCGCCGGGCATGAATTAAGGTGCGGTAAGTTCATCGTAGAGCGTTCGCAAACGGCTGCGAAGAAACAGCACCGCTTTGTGTTTACGCGACAGCCACGCCTGCTCGCTAGCGCCGCTCTCTGCCGCCAGCTCCCTGTAGCTATAGCCCTGCAGCTCGGTTTTCTCGAAGGCTTCACGCTGCAGCGGCGGCAGCTCCGCCAGCGCCTCGGTTAAAGCCTCCCACAGCAGTTCTTTAAGATAGGCTTCCTCCGGCGTCTGCGCGACGCCAAACAGCGTTTCCGCCAGCTCATCCTCGGCAAAGCCGCCATCGCCATCTTCATCAGTATCGAATGTTAATGGCAACTCGCGCTTCTTACGCGACCGGTCGGTCATTTCATTACGCGCCGCCCGGAATAACCATGCCGCCACGTTCTCCACCGGTTGCTCGACCTTCATCAGTTGCAGGGTGACTTCCTGCAGGATGTCATCGGCATCGTCACGTACGGCGGTTCTACCGCGAATAAACGCGCTTAAACGCGCACGACAGGCGGCAAGCGCAGACAGCAGCCGTGATTCCCCCGCCATCGCATTGTTTACCTCGTTCACTCGGCATCCGGCGCTTTCGCCGATGGGTTATCGTCAGTCGGTTGCCCACCGCGACGTTCATGCCAGCCGCAACGGCCGCGATGTCCGTGGCGGCCGAAACGTTGGGCAAACTCCTCTCGCTGCTCCGGGGTCATGGTCATCCAGCGTTCATGCATGCGTCGACGCGCCTGCGCCATACCAAACATACCGCGATGAAAACCTAAACCGCCAAACAAGATACGGCACAGCGCCAGTAATCCCAAAGCCTGCCAGAAACCGATGCTTTTCACCCCGAAGATAGCTGGCAGCAATGCGTTCCATAGCGACATCACGACCAGACTCAGCACCACAACAATCACCGCGCCGATAATCAGCGGCCGCGCCATTCTGTGACGTCCAAAACCCTGGTGATGATGCCCGTGTCGTTCAAAATCTCTCATCGTCAATTACCTCATAAAAATGTATGTATCGAGGTAGACGAATCAGCGAAGAAAATATTGCCAATAAAAATGAAAAAAATAGCGCAATCATGAAAACGGGTAAATGACTCAGAAACTCATCGCTAAACCGAGGCCATACCCTTCGGTGTTATTACCGAACATATAGCGGGCCACCAGTCGGGTACGGGTGATAAATACCGGATACTGGCTGCTGTCGAGTTCCAGACCAATGCCGAGCGAACTCAGGCTATCAAAGCCGAGTTCACCGCGCTGGTCGCCAAGATAGATAGTATGAGCGCCTTCCAGCACGTAGCGCACCGGGCTTTTCAGCAGCGTCCAGTCGGCTATCGGCGCGCGTCGACGAAGGTAGATACCCAGATTTTCGGCGCTGGCCTGCCCCTGGACCGCTTCTGATGTGCTACCGAAGGTTTGCAAATTCATCGCGGAATAGCGCGCTTCTATGTCAATATCCTGCGTTTTGGAAAACAGTTCATAATCAAGCATTAACGAACCGCCCAACCCATAAGCGTTCAGTCGCCCACCATCGAGGAAGCGAATATCAACCTCCGTTTTACGTTCGAGCGCCCAGCGACCGAGGCGTGCATCGCTGGCCATGGTGCCCAGCATCATATTGAAGATAGGCCGTAGCACCAGTTTTCCGCCCCATCGGTCCTGATACAATGGAAAGTCCCAGCCGACGCCGCCGGTAGCGGTCAGACTGTTCCATTTGGTGGGAATGGTACGGCTCTGGGCACCATCGCTGACCACAAATTGCGGATCGTAGCGACTGTAACCGAGGGTGCCTTCCAGATAGAGCGGAAAATCCTCACTCAAGGTGGCGCCGCCGCCAAATTGCGTGAGGGTTAGTTCGTTTTTCTCATTCGCGCCGGAGCCAATATTCAGATCGCTGGCGGTAACGTCAGGTACCACGGTGTAACTCATTAAGGTGAGCACCGCGTCCGCGCGCTGCTTTAGCCGACTGCCGTCCAGGGCATAGCTTTCCTGACTAACTAAAAGCACCGTCAGTAGCAGCCAGCACGCACGCGGAACACCAAATACCATAGCCTGATGCTACCTCATCAATAACGGGGGAATTCGTTTGATTGAGTATAGCCAGCAGCGTCCAAACGTTAGTTATTTTTCAATACGCTGCAGCTGAATGGCATCCGCCTGCTGCGCTTTATCAGCGAGCTCCTGGAACTGCTGCGGAGAATAAAAATTATGCGGCGCTGGCAGCGACTGCATATCCTGCCCCGGATGGATTTGCAGTTGACCCAGTTCCGCGAGCGTAAACCCGGCAACTTCCTTTGGCATCGTCAGGCGATACGGCGGCGTGCGTTCAAAAGGAACCGGCGTTGGCAGGCGATTTTCGCTGAGATCGTAATTCCGCTTCAGCACCAGAAATTTATCCGGCACTCGCCGTTTACTGTTCCACCAGTCGCCGTCGACTTCACGGAACATCCTCTCGGTCTCACTTTGCGGCGCGACCAACAGTTTGACCAGCGCCTGTTTTAACGCCGCTTCCATCGCCCGGTTATA contains the following coding sequences:
- a CDS encoding DUF2502 domain-containing protein; its protein translation is MRKILLLAAVLLASAPIVTQAEEITLLPAIKLQIGDRDSYGHYWDGGRWRDKDYWHRHYEYRDKHWRKLEKKQRKAYEKGYHDGRKDAKKREKEYYKHHKNHHH
- a CDS encoding glycoside hydrolase family 10 protein; its protein translation is MTRLGAVAAAVLLLVTCSSKAPKSLVTASKPPVTQKSVKNQQPVRGVWITTVSRLDWPPVGSIIASSPESRISQQKLALIAKLDNLQRLGINTVFFQVKPDGTALWDSHILPWSDMLTGKIGENPGYDPLQFMLDEAHKRGMKVHAWFNPYRVSVNTKPATIAELNHTLTQVPASVFVLHRNWIRTASDRFVLDPGIPEVRDWITSIVAEVVQNYPIDGVQFDDYFYTETPGSTLNDNQTYQRYGQGYASKADWRRHNTQQLIAQVSQTIKKLNPQVEFGVSPAGVWRNRSHDPAGSDTRGAAAYDESYADTRSWVQQGLLDYIAPQLYWPFARDAARYDVLAKWWADVVKPTHTRLYIGVALYKVGEPSKNEPDWMVDGGVPELKKQIDLNETTPGIQGTILFRENNLNQPQTQQAVQYLQQRWGS
- a CDS encoding NAD(P)H-dependent flavin oxidoreductase, which encodes MQNHSVSHILGIEKPVIQGPLSWLTDARLVAAVSNAGGLGVLGPNAGLTAQTAVSTPQETAEKMREEIRKTKRLTEKPFAVNLIPTVENDIWTPPIVEVVKEEGVKAVVYTGYGQGAIIPSLFATLKQAGISIIYRDINPTPENSREAEEMGADVIVATGFDEGGTLPGTALGTFSIVPLIVDAVKRVPVLAAGGITDRRTARAAHALGAQGVFAGSVFISTTESRVPPSVKEMIVQANGLDLQLFRTLPDYYRSLPGKLAARLVALDKSGASNETIAAEMGGLRGLRIGMLEGNTDEGYISLGTGIGSIQRIKSVAEVVEELTV
- a CDS encoding LysR family transcriptional regulator is translated as MNLNLFESIKIFIEIIESGSFTRAAENLQIHRPAVTKALQQLEQHCGVRLLQRTTRQIHLTPDGEAFYRRSKPLLAQADDLMESFAPQRPLRGQLRIDMPISLAKLVVVPNLPAFYQQHPEIEIVLSSSDRRRDMLREGLDCVLRIGELEDGDYIARHLGTVGMKTCASPAYLAKYGVPATLDDLRHHQAINWLNNSNHQTMRWVFQTDAGQQNISLEGKLVVDNSETYIAAGLAGLGIMQGLDLFLHPWLKSGELVEVLPNNPVPSRKLSLIYPHRHVSRKVRVFAEWLATML
- a CDS encoding RNA polymerase sigma factor, translating into MAGESRLLSALAACRARLSAFIRGRTAVRDDADDILQEVTLQLMKVEQPVENVAAWLFRAARNEMTDRSRKKRELPLTFDTDEDGDGGFAEDELAETLFGVAQTPEEAYLKELLWEALTEALAELPPLQREAFEKTELQGYSYRELAAESGASEQAWLSRKHKAVLFLRSRLRTLYDELTAP